TCCCCAATGATTGCTCCCCCTGTCTACACACGTTCTGATCTTCCAATGATCTGAAGACCCTGACGGTATTTTAGTATACGGGAAGGGCTCTCGTTTCGCAAAGTCATTCCTTATTAAAAAGCTGCTCATGGTTGGCCCAGATCCCCACACAGGCCAGAATGACACAGGTGCATAACAGTACCAGTTTACCGTGATGTTGAATCCATTCCAGTAAATGTTCCATGAATTCATTCCTTTCGGCAGAAGGATTCCGAGGCATATGCTGCCAATGATTGTTCGTTTATTTTCCCCCATTCATGTGAAAAAATACCCTCACACCTCACAGATCTAACGATTGTGTGAAGTATGCATAAAGAGCAGCCGATTCCATCACAATAGTAGCATTTCCAACAGAAATCCAAGATTGGAGTGTGCTTGTGATGGACAAACAAACAGATTTAACGCGTAAGCTGCTATTGAACAGCAACTCCCGTGGAGTTGTGGACGAGGTTGTATCCTTTGAGGAAAATTTGGAGGACACGGAGTATGCAGAAGAACTGACAGATGGCAATTTGAGGGGAAGAAGTTTCTGGGACAATAGTGATTCGGGTCATGAGCATGAGTGGAATGGACGGGTGGAGACCCACGAGATGTTCCGCAGAAGCTACGAATAACGATCCTGCAACACGTGGTTTAAATACTCAAAAGATATCCGGGCCAGCTGTCATCAGCATGGCTCATTTTTTTGCGCTTACCATCCGATAAAATGTAGACTAGCAGTCGACGTAGAAAGGGTTCTTACTTACGTTGACTTGCGGGTTACGGGATGATAATATATGAATAACATCTTAATACACACTAAACTTATCGGATTATATATATTTAATAAATGAACTTAACAGGCTAAGCGTGGAAAGGGGAAATCGGTATGGAACGTCAGATCAGTATTCGTCATGGACAGGAAGAATTAACAGCCACGATTCATTATCCGGTTGTGAAAGATATCAATGAGGAGAAGAGTCAGCAGCGAGTGCCTCTGGCAGTCATCTGCCACGGCTTCGTTGGTAGTCGAATCGGCGTGGATCGTTTGTTTGTAAAGACTGCCCGTGAGCTGGCTGAAGACGGATATCTCGTCCTGCGTTTCGATTATATCGGTTGCGGAGAGAGCAGTGGGGAGTATGGAGCGGAGGGACTGGAGTCCATGGTGCTGCAGACACGCTCGGTGCTGGATTACGCGGTCAATTGCAGTGATGTAGATCCTACACGCGTAACGCTGATTGGTCATAGTCTGGGTGGTGCCGTTGCATTACTAACGGCTGTGCGCGACAAACGTGTCAAGAATCTGGTGATGTGGTCCTCCGTGGGTTATCCATTCAATGATATCGTGAAGATTACGGGACGCGAAGTATACGATGAAGGCGTGAAACTAGGTGCAGCTGACTATCTCGGATACAAATTCACACCGACGTTCTTCGAGTCTCTCGCTGAACATCAGCCATTCCAGGAAGCAGTCAAGTTTAACGGTGATGTTCTCGTCGTGCATGGTACGTCAGATGAGATTATTCCTGTAGACTACGCATTCCTGTATCAAAAGGTATTCTGGATGCGTCAGGAAGGACGTTGCGACAAGGAAATTATCTTCCAGGGCGATCACACCTTCTCTTCAGGTAAAGAACGGGAACAGCTAATTACACGTACCAGAGAGTGGCTGGGCGAACGTCAGAAGATTGAGCAGGATTGGCAGCACTGGATGATATAAATGGCAGGATTGCAACGGTTTGGGGATGTCCGCTTGGAAAAGCGCCTTCTTAGGGGTAAAATAGAAGAGTAAGCATCCTATCCGTGTCTGGAGGTTGGCAGCAATGACATTACCCGCACTTTTCATTGCGCATGGTTCTCCCGCTCTGGCGGTGGAGAGCAATGACTACACTCACTTCTTGAACCAGCTTGGAGACAGGCTGCCGGCTCCGAAAGCCATTGTCGTAT
The window above is part of the Paenibacillus sp. 1781tsa1 genome. Proteins encoded here:
- a CDS encoding alpha/beta hydrolase is translated as MERQISIRHGQEELTATIHYPVVKDINEEKSQQRVPLAVICHGFVGSRIGVDRLFVKTARELAEDGYLVLRFDYIGCGESSGEYGAEGLESMVLQTRSVLDYAVNCSDVDPTRVTLIGHSLGGAVALLTAVRDKRVKNLVMWSSVGYPFNDIVKITGREVYDEGVKLGAADYLGYKFTPTFFESLAEHQPFQEAVKFNGDVLVVHGTSDEIIPVDYAFLYQKVFWMRQEGRCDKEIIFQGDHTFSSGKEREQLITRTREWLGERQKIEQDWQHWMI